The Fulvivirga maritima genome segment TCGAAGAATGTAGCCCTAAGTCTATCACTACAAGATAGTCTCATCAGATTCACTATAGAAGATGAAGGGCCTGGATTTGATTATCATAATCTTCCAGACCCTACTTCACCAGAAAATCTGGAGAAACCAGGAGGTAGAGGCATATTCCTTATGCGGCATTTGTCTGATGAAGTAACATTCAAAGATGAAGGTAAGGTGGTAGAACTCAATTTCTATATAGATTAATGGAGATACATTTCTTTCAGGAAGATACAGAATTCAAGCTTTCTAATCCTGAGCCTACTCAAACATGGATCAATAAGATCATAGAGAATGAAGGCTATAAACTTCAGGAGCTGAACTTCATCTTTTGTTCTGATGATTATCTATACGACATGAACATGGAATACCTTGATCATGATACGCTCACAGACATTATCACCTTTGACAATTCAGAAGACGCTGAGATGATAGAGGGAGATATATTTGTAAGCATCGATAGAATAAAAGACAATGCAGATAGCATGAACATTCCTTTTGAAACAGAATTACACCGTGTGCTTATACATGGAGTATTTCATCTTTTGGGATATGGAGATAAAACAGAAGAAGAAAAAACGATAATGAGATCAAAGGAAGATGAAAGCTTAACATCACTATAAACTGTTCCACGTGGAACTTTAATAAAGCACTTACTCAGATGAAATAATGTTCCACGTGGAACATTATTTGAAATCGAGAATTGCAAAAGTTCATGTTCCACGTGGAACACATACAAAACAACGAATGACATTTAAGACTACGTTCCACGTGGAACACTAAAAGAGATATTATATATGTTTCCAGAATATGATGTAATAGTAGTAGGGGCAGGACATGCTGGATGTGAAGCTGCACACGCGGCGGCTCGAATGGGATCAAAAGTGCTTTTGGCAACTATGAACATGAATACTATAGCTCAAATGAGCTGCAACCCAGCAATGGGTGGTGTAGCGAAAGGACAGATTGTAAGAGAGATAGATGCGCTCGGAGGGATATCAGGTATCATTTCAGATAAAAGTATGATCCAATTCCGTATGCTTAATAAGTCTAAAGGTCCTGCAATGTGGAGTCCACGTACTCAAAATGACAGAATGCGCTTTGCAGAAGAATGGAGATTAGCGTTAGAAGCCACACCTAATGTAGACTTCTGGCAAGAAATGATCACAGGAGTATTAGTAGAAGGTAATAAAATCAAAGGTGTTACTACAAGTCTTGGACTAGAAATTAAAGCTAAAGCTGTAGTTCTTACCAATGGAACCTTTTTGAATGGACTGATACATATTGGTGAAAAACAATTCGGTGGTGGGCGTACAGGAGAGAGGGCTGCTAAAGGAATTACAGAACAACTGGTGAACCTGGGCTTTGAAGCAGGACGTATGAAGACAGGAACGCCTCCAAGAATAGATGGTCGTAGCCTTGACTATTCTAAAATGGAAGAACAAAAAGGAGATGAGCTACCAGAAAAGTTCTCATATTCTAACAATACCAAGCCATTAGAAAACCAAAGAAGCTGTTTTATTACCTACACCAATAATAATGTACATGAAGAACTACAGACTGGCTTTGATAAATCTCCCATGTTCAATGGTAGAATACAAGGTGTAGGCCCAAGATATTGCCCATCTATAGAAGATAAAATAAATAGATTTGCTGAGAGAGAAAGACATCAAATATTTGTAGAACCCGAAGGATGGGATACTGTAGAAATATATGTAAATGGTTTCTCCACTTCTTTGCCAGAAGATGTTCAATATAAAGCATTGAGGCTAATACCAGGATTTGAGAATGCCAAAATGTTCAGACCAGGATATGCAATTGAATATGATTTCTTTCCTCCAACACAACTACAGCTCACCCTCGAAACAAAACTGGTAGAGAATCTATATTTTGCTGGGCAGATAAATGGTACCACAGGATATGAAGAAGCAGCATGTCAAGGATTAGTTGCAGGTATAAATGCTCATAATAAGATCAATGAAAAAGATCCCTTTGTTCTTAAAAGATCAGAAGCCTATATAGGAGTATTGATTGATGATCTAATTAATAAAGGTACCAAAGAACCTTATAGAATGTTTACTTCCAGAGCAGAATTCAGAATTCTATTAAGACAAGATAATGCAGATCTTCGCTTAACAGAAAAAGGACATA includes the following:
- a CDS encoding ATP-binding protein; amino-acid sequence: MNTIKIQIPSLSENIRMIESFIDNAKEKFKLDDDIYGNIMIAVTEAVNNAIKHGNQQDKSKNVALSLSLQDSLIRFTIEDEGPGFDYHNLPDPTSPENLEKPGGRGIFLMRHLSDEVTFKDEGKVVELNFYID
- the ybeY gene encoding rRNA maturation RNase YbeY, which gives rise to MEIHFFQEDTEFKLSNPEPTQTWINKIIENEGYKLQELNFIFCSDDYLYDMNMEYLDHDTLTDIITFDNSEDAEMIEGDIFVSIDRIKDNADSMNIPFETELHRVLIHGVFHLLGYGDKTEEEKTIMRSKEDESLTSL
- the mnmG gene encoding tRNA uridine-5-carboxymethylaminomethyl(34) synthesis enzyme MnmG, with amino-acid sequence MFPEYDVIVVGAGHAGCEAAHAAARMGSKVLLATMNMNTIAQMSCNPAMGGVAKGQIVREIDALGGISGIISDKSMIQFRMLNKSKGPAMWSPRTQNDRMRFAEEWRLALEATPNVDFWQEMITGVLVEGNKIKGVTTSLGLEIKAKAVVLTNGTFLNGLIHIGEKQFGGGRTGERAAKGITEQLVNLGFEAGRMKTGTPPRIDGRSLDYSKMEEQKGDELPEKFSYSNNTKPLENQRSCFITYTNNNVHEELQTGFDKSPMFNGRIQGVGPRYCPSIEDKINRFAERERHQIFVEPEGWDTVEIYVNGFSTSLPEDVQYKALRLIPGFENAKMFRPGYAIEYDFFPPTQLQLTLETKLVENLYFAGQINGTTGYEEAACQGLVAGINAHNKINEKDPFVLKRSEAYIGVLIDDLINKGTKEPYRMFTSRAEFRILLRQDNADLRLTEKGHSIGLADNDRLEAMLDKKNDVSRIINDLNQKRIEPEYANEGLSSFNSAALKQRVPVIGLLKRPELNIFQLQQLDPDLKEYLSKYDKNILEQAEIQIKYDSYIDKERQLAEKMEQLENKKIRDNFNYDDVKALSSEAREKLRKIQPSTIGQASRISGVSPADISILMVYLSK